One segment of Microbacterium arborescens DNA contains the following:
- a CDS encoding ABC transporter substrate-binding protein, producing the protein MRITRHTFAGAAGLAAAALVLSACSGPGAEDAAGDGGATIADAQSVGAMEDFEAGVTFAATEPVEFSLMYRDHPNYPVKDDWSIFRHLEDDQNVTFSRTDIPMADFDQKKSLLIGSGEATDIISSTYAGSETQFVSGGALLPISDYFDYMPNFQQKIADWGLEDDLQNRRQEDGKIYHLPGLREVPDVQYSVAIREDLWEKAGISEDPATWDEYLEQLEKVAAANPELDYAMSDRWTDATPLGSLLSIMAPNYPTAAGWGYANTWYDQEAGEYVFTGASDGYKEVVSDAAALVEAGVLDPEITQSDDQAVQKFIAGKSAAISGNTQTIAEYRQKFADSGQGDVPIRLLSLPGGPAGDKLPSGRFTSGILISSAAAEKPYFKALLQFVDWLYYSDEGLEFAQWGVEGETFTREADGTRKLMDDIAWSSINAGAPKLLNADYGYSNGVFLLANGSSQELVLSMMTDEIAAWTAAQLEKKEQLPTAPAPLLNEIELEQTSLLQTQLTDAVHAATASFITGQRSIENDWDAYVAELEGLGSGQLIDTFNTALERTLKQD; encoded by the coding sequence ATGAGAATCACTCGCCACACCTTTGCCGGTGCCGCGGGCTTGGCGGCTGCCGCGCTCGTGCTCTCGGCCTGCTCCGGACCCGGTGCCGAGGATGCTGCCGGCGACGGCGGCGCCACGATCGCGGATGCGCAGTCCGTCGGCGCCATGGAGGACTTCGAGGCCGGGGTCACCTTCGCCGCGACCGAGCCCGTGGAGTTCTCGCTGATGTACCGTGACCACCCCAACTACCCGGTGAAAGACGACTGGTCGATCTTCCGGCATCTTGAGGACGATCAGAATGTCACGTTCTCGCGCACGGACATCCCCATGGCCGACTTCGACCAGAAGAAGTCGCTGCTCATCGGTAGCGGCGAGGCGACCGACATCATCTCGTCGACCTACGCCGGGTCCGAGACGCAGTTCGTTTCCGGCGGGGCGCTCCTGCCGATATCCGACTACTTCGACTACATGCCGAACTTCCAGCAGAAGATCGCCGACTGGGGTCTCGAAGACGACCTCCAGAATCGCCGGCAGGAGGACGGGAAGATCTACCATCTGCCGGGGCTGCGAGAAGTTCCCGACGTTCAATACTCCGTTGCCATCCGCGAGGATCTCTGGGAGAAGGCCGGCATCTCCGAAGACCCGGCCACGTGGGACGAGTACCTCGAGCAACTCGAGAAGGTTGCCGCAGCCAACCCCGAACTCGACTACGCCATGTCGGACCGCTGGACCGACGCGACGCCGCTCGGCTCGCTGCTGAGCATCATGGCGCCGAACTATCCGACGGCAGCCGGCTGGGGCTATGCGAACACGTGGTACGACCAGGAAGCCGGCGAGTACGTGTTCACCGGCGCGTCCGACGGGTACAAGGAGGTCGTCTCCGACGCGGCCGCTCTGGTCGAGGCGGGCGTCCTCGACCCGGAGATCACCCAGAGCGACGACCAGGCCGTGCAGAAGTTCATCGCCGGCAAATCGGCCGCGATCTCCGGAAACACGCAGACAATCGCCGAGTACCGGCAGAAGTTCGCTGACTCGGGGCAGGGCGACGTTCCGATCCGGCTGCTCTCGCTCCCCGGCGGACCGGCGGGGGACAAGCTGCCGAGCGGTCGCTTCACATCGGGCATCCTCATCTCGAGCGCTGCCGCCGAGAAGCCCTACTTCAAGGCGCTGTTGCAGTTCGTCGACTGGCTGTACTACTCCGACGAGGGCCTCGAGTTCGCGCAGTGGGGCGTCGAGGGCGAGACGTTCACACGCGAGGCGGACGGCACGCGCAAGCTCATGGACGACATCGCCTGGAGCTCGATCAACGCCGGCGCACCGAAGCTGCTCAACGCCGATTACGGCTACAGCAACGGTGTCTTCCTGCTCGCGAACGGCTCGTCTCAAGAGCTGGTGCTCTCGATGATGACCGACGAGATCGCCGCGTGGACGGCGGCGCAGCTCGAGAAGAAGGAGCAGCTCCCGACGGCGCCCGCGCCGCTTCTCAACGAGATCGAGCTCGAGCAGACCTCGCTGCTGCAGACGCAGCTCACCGACGCCGTGCACGCCGCGACCGCATCGTTCATCACCGGCCAGCGCTCCATCGAGAACGACTGGGACGCGTACGTGGCCGAGCTCGAGGGACTGGGGTCGGGCCAGCTGATCGACACCTTCAACACAGCCCTCGAGCGAACGCTGAAACAGGACTGA
- a CDS encoding carbohydrate ABC transporter permease: MTEALPPKPDAARVRRETGVIRESPGYRAFRVVNAVALVLVCVVTLYPFINLVAKAFSSEGYIAAGEVNLIPRGFNIDTFRVVMNDGTFWTNYGNTFLYTIVGTIIAMAITTTYAYALSKPYLKGRTFFVGIAVFTMFFGGGLIPNYILIANYLGWRNSIWAVVVPGALSVFNLLVMKSFFENFPEELEEAAAIDGLTTYGIFFRVVLPLSKAVLATMTLFYAVSIWNSWFNAFLFLDDKSLFPVTVYLRNLIAAATGVQEALGGESAQVASNIQAVTMLLTVLPIICLYPFIQRYFVSGVMLGSVKG, translated from the coding sequence GTGACCGAAGCCCTGCCCCCCAAGCCCGACGCCGCACGCGTGCGGCGGGAGACCGGCGTCATCCGGGAATCGCCGGGATACCGCGCCTTCCGTGTCGTGAACGCCGTCGCTCTCGTCCTCGTCTGCGTCGTCACGCTCTACCCCTTCATCAACCTCGTCGCCAAGGCGTTCTCGTCCGAGGGGTACATCGCCGCCGGCGAGGTCAACCTCATCCCGCGGGGATTCAACATCGACACCTTCCGCGTGGTGATGAACGACGGCACGTTCTGGACGAACTACGGGAACACGTTCCTCTACACGATCGTCGGGACCATCATCGCGATGGCGATCACGACGACATATGCGTACGCGCTCAGCAAGCCGTATCTGAAGGGCCGGACCTTCTTCGTCGGCATCGCCGTCTTCACGATGTTCTTCGGCGGCGGGCTCATCCCGAACTACATCCTGATCGCGAACTATCTCGGGTGGCGGAACAGCATCTGGGCGGTCGTCGTCCCCGGGGCGCTCAGCGTGTTCAACCTGCTCGTCATGAAGTCGTTCTTCGAGAACTTCCCCGAGGAGCTCGAAGAGGCGGCAGCCATCGACGGGCTCACAACCTATGGCATCTTCTTCCGGGTCGTGCTGCCGCTGTCGAAGGCCGTGCTCGCGACGATGACGCTGTTCTACGCGGTCAGCATCTGGAACTCGTGGTTCAACGCCTTCCTGTTCCTCGACGACAAGTCGCTGTTCCCCGTGACGGTCTATCTCCGAAACCTCATCGCTGCCGCGACGGGGGTACAGGAAGCGCTCGGCGGCGAGTCCGCGCAGGTCGCCTCGAACATCCAGGCCGTCACGATGCTCCTCACGGTGCTCCCCATCATCTGCCTGTACCCCTTCATCCAGCGCTACTTCGTCTCGGGCGTGATGCTCGGGTCGGTCAAGGGCTGA
- a CDS encoding YczE/YyaS/YitT family protein: protein MILRFSQLIVGLVLFGVGCAVMVDAGIGLDPWTVFAEGVSKNTGIGIGWVVSITGFLVLLLWIPLRQRPGVGTVANILVVGAAMQFSLPLLGTPDHWLARVVMFLAGTVLVGVASGIYIGARLGPGPRDGLMTGIHQRWGWPIWAGRLGVEATVLVTGWLLGGTVGLGTVLFAVLIGPIVHVSLPLFDRRSRSRVGGGTGRAEPAAAPAAPMPGLSAPGT from the coding sequence GTGATCCTCCGCTTCTCACAGCTCATCGTCGGCCTCGTCCTGTTCGGCGTGGGCTGCGCCGTCATGGTCGACGCCGGGATCGGGCTCGACCCGTGGACGGTCTTCGCCGAAGGAGTGAGCAAGAACACCGGCATCGGCATCGGATGGGTGGTGAGCATTACGGGGTTCCTGGTGCTGTTGCTGTGGATCCCTCTGCGTCAACGGCCAGGCGTCGGCACCGTCGCCAACATCCTCGTGGTCGGCGCCGCGATGCAGTTCAGCCTTCCCCTGCTAGGCACGCCCGACCACTGGCTCGCTCGAGTCGTGATGTTCCTCGCAGGCACCGTCCTGGTCGGGGTCGCCTCGGGGATCTACATCGGCGCACGTCTCGGCCCGGGCCCCCGTGACGGACTCATGACCGGCATCCACCAGCGGTGGGGATGGCCCATCTGGGCGGGGCGACTCGGCGTCGAGGCGACCGTCCTCGTCACCGGGTGGCTGCTCGGTGGCACGGTCGGCCTCGGCACGGTTCTGTTCGCGGTCCTCATCGGCCCCATCGTGCACGTCAGCCTGCCGCTGTTCGACCGGCGTTCCCGCAGTCGCGTGGGTGGCGGCACGGGCCGGGCCGAGCCTGCCGCGGCGCCCGCCGCCCCGATGCCCGGCCTCAGTGCTCCCGGAACGTAG
- a CDS encoding single-stranded DNA-binding protein: MSDRITVIGNIATEPEQRRTGSGIPVTSFRLASSQRYRDAQSGEWVDGTTNWYRISVFRALGENAFASLRKGQRVIVDGRLRLKEWEAGDKRGIEIEIDADAIGHDLKWGTATFQRTPRPDADAPDRSGAVDTGPAVPPGPSSVDGDWAVALVPETDGGGQTPF; this comes from the coding sequence ATGTCAGACCGCATCACCGTCATCGGAAACATCGCCACCGAGCCCGAGCAGCGCCGCACGGGCAGCGGCATCCCGGTCACGAGCTTCCGGCTTGCGAGCAGCCAGCGCTATCGCGACGCGCAGTCCGGCGAATGGGTCGACGGGACGACGAACTGGTACCGGATCAGTGTGTTCCGTGCGCTCGGCGAGAACGCCTTCGCGTCCCTTCGGAAAGGGCAGCGGGTCATCGTCGACGGACGACTGCGGCTGAAAGAGTGGGAGGCCGGCGACAAGCGCGGCATCGAGATCGAGATCGACGCCGATGCGATCGGACATGACCTCAAATGGGGTACGGCCACATTCCAGCGCACCCCGCGCCCGGATGCAGACGCCCCCGACCGCTCCGGCGCCGTGGACACGGGCCCGGCCGTCCCGCCGGGTCCCTCCAGCGTCGACGGTGACTGGGCCGTCGCGCTCGTTCCGGAGACGGACGGCGGCGGCCAGACGCCCTTCTGA
- a CDS encoding PLP-dependent aminotransferase family protein codes for MHSRISARSLEVALGGWRTREPAYEALADGIRLLCLDNRIAARTLLPAERALAQTLGLSRTTVASAYASLRATGHIESLRGSGSVTTAQPSRGGGTVLAEPGSIDLQQASPSAWPGLAGVIAETASDAARLVSRTGYDTLGSNRLRDAIADRYTQRGIATSRDQILVTAGAQSAIHLLSEVLVARGERVLVETPTYPHAAEALRAAGARLVAVPVTTTHGWDLDRLDEAARRTRPALAYLMPTLQNPTGRSMTRREQEALREVAQRGCTLVVDETTAELAFGAPAPLALQEEDVVRIGSLGKTVWGGLRVGWVRAQPEVIRRLHAARPARDLGTAEFEQEVAARLLPRMAEILPQRAELLSSGYRAVRAALRDKLPDWDVPDVDGGVALWVGLPAPLSGPLVLGARAESVYLSSGQRFAVDGGHENRLRMPFTASPAELERAVDVLASVWARVTSGARTAGPPPLDALV; via the coding sequence ATGCACTCCCGGATCTCGGCCAGGTCGTTGGAAGTCGCGCTCGGAGGCTGGCGCACCCGCGAGCCGGCATACGAGGCTCTTGCAGACGGCATCCGACTGCTGTGCCTCGACAATCGCATCGCTGCGCGCACGCTGCTCCCGGCCGAGCGCGCTCTCGCACAGACGCTGGGGCTGAGCCGGACGACAGTGGCGAGCGCTTACGCCAGCCTGCGCGCGACCGGGCATATCGAGAGCCTGCGGGGTTCGGGCAGTGTGACCACCGCGCAGCCGTCACGCGGCGGAGGGACGGTACTCGCAGAGCCAGGGTCGATCGATCTGCAGCAGGCGAGCCCGAGTGCTTGGCCAGGACTCGCAGGGGTCATCGCGGAGACGGCATCGGATGCCGCAAGGCTCGTCTCGCGAACGGGTTACGACACCTTGGGGTCGAACCGTCTGCGCGACGCGATCGCGGACCGCTACACCCAGCGCGGCATCGCGACGTCGCGGGATCAGATCCTCGTCACCGCAGGCGCGCAGAGCGCCATCCATCTCTTGTCGGAGGTGCTCGTGGCCCGGGGTGAGCGCGTGCTCGTCGAGACCCCCACCTACCCCCATGCCGCTGAGGCTCTGCGAGCCGCGGGGGCCCGCCTCGTCGCGGTGCCGGTCACCACGACCCACGGGTGGGATCTCGATCGCCTCGACGAGGCAGCACGACGAACCCGACCGGCGCTCGCGTATCTGATGCCCACCCTGCAGAACCCGACGGGCCGCTCGATGACGAGGCGCGAGCAGGAGGCGCTGCGCGAGGTCGCCCAGCGCGGCTGCACGCTCGTCGTGGACGAGACCACGGCGGAACTGGCGTTCGGTGCGCCAGCGCCCCTGGCATTGCAGGAGGAGGATGTCGTCCGGATCGGCTCGCTCGGAAAGACCGTGTGGGGCGGCTTGCGCGTCGGATGGGTCCGCGCCCAGCCGGAGGTCATCCGCCGGCTCCACGCGGCGCGTCCGGCGCGTGACCTCGGTACGGCGGAGTTCGAGCAGGAAGTGGCGGCACGTCTCCTTCCGCGGATGGCCGAGATACTGCCGCAGCGCGCCGAGCTGCTCTCGAGCGGCTACCGCGCCGTGCGGGCGGCTCTGCGCGACAAGCTGCCTGATTGGGATGTTCCCGATGTCGACGGTGGCGTCGCTCTGTGGGTCGGTCTCCCGGCGCCCCTCAGCGGACCGCTTGTCCTCGGTGCGCGTGCTGAGTCCGTCTACCTCAGCTCCGGTCAGCGCTTCGCCGTCGACGGGGGACACGAGAACCGACTGCGCATGCCGTTCACGGCATCGCCGGCCGAGCTCGAGCGAGCCGTCGATGTCTTGGCCTCAGTGTGGGCGCGTGTGACGAGCGGCGCCCGGACGGCGGGACCGCCGCCCCTCGACGCCCTCGTGTGA
- the msrA gene encoding peptide-methionine (S)-S-oxide reductase MsrA, with amino-acid sequence MTTTFILAGGCFWCLDAAYRALDGVSEVVSGYIGGNVPHPSYEAVCTGTTGHAEAVSVTFDPDVIPADVILDAFFTMHDPRQLNRQGADVGTQYRSAMFPLDDAQRELFAAARDRADEMWGGGVVTTMEPADDFYPAEDYHQDFFAKNPGQGYCLAVAVPKVNKVRARFAEYARS; translated from the coding sequence ATGACCACCACCTTCATCCTCGCCGGGGGCTGCTTCTGGTGCCTCGACGCCGCGTACCGCGCGCTCGACGGTGTTTCCGAGGTCGTGTCGGGTTACATCGGCGGCAACGTCCCGCACCCCAGCTACGAGGCGGTCTGCACGGGCACGACCGGCCACGCCGAGGCTGTATCGGTGACGTTCGACCCGGATGTGATCCCCGCAGACGTGATCCTCGACGCCTTCTTCACGATGCACGACCCCCGACAGCTCAACCGGCAGGGAGCCGACGTCGGCACCCAGTATCGTTCGGCGATGTTCCCGCTGGATGACGCGCAGCGCGAACTGTTCGCCGCCGCCCGCGACCGCGCCGACGAGATGTGGGGCGGCGGCGTGGTGACGACGATGGAGCCCGCCGATGATTTCTACCCCGCGGAGGACTACCACCAGGACTTCTTCGCGAAGAACCCCGGACAGGGATACTGCCTCGCGGTGGCGGTGCCGAAGGTCAACAAGGTGCGCGCCCGTTTCGCGGAGTACGCCCGGAGCTGA